In Ciona intestinalis chromosome 11, KH, whole genome shotgun sequence, the DNA window CTTCTCCAAACGAACTGTAAGATCAACCACGGATACATTTGGGGTCGGAACACGGAATGCCATTCCTGTCAACTTTCCATTCAGTTGTGGAATAACTTTGCCGACAGCTTTAGCCGCTCCTGTGGATGCAGGAATGATGTTCTGTGCTGCTCCTCTTCCGTCTCTCCAGGACTTTCCGCTGGGACCATCCACCGTCTTCTGGGTAGCAGTGTACGAGTGCACAGTTGTCATGAGACCTTCAACAATACCAAAGTTGTCATCCACGACCTTTGCGATTGGTGCAAGGCAGTTGGTGGTGCATGAAGCATTGCTTACAACTTTCATGGAGTTGCAATACTTCTCTTCATTGACTCCCATTACAAACATTGGGGCATCCGCAGATGGTGCGGAAATCACGACATGCTTCGCTCCGCCGGTCAAATGGGCAGAGGCTTTCTCGATGGTTGTGAAAACTCCGGTCGATTCTACGACGATTTCTGCGCCGTCCTTTGCCCAAGGAATTTTTGATGGATCTCGTTCACCGTTGACCGCAACCGGTTTACCGTTGATGATCAATTTGCCGCCTTCTTCAGAAACAGTGCCGTTGAAAACGCCGTGTGTTGAATCATACTTGAACATGTAAACCATATAAGTAAGGTCAATGAACGGATCGTTGATTGAAACAACTTCAACGTCGTCTCTACCCGCAGCAGCACGAGTTACCAAGCGTCCAATTCGTCCGAAACCGTTGATTCCGATTTTCAAAACCATTTTCCTGTTTGAGTTACTTCGCAAAAACTAAGAATGAAATTTGAGACGTGTACGTGACGTGGTCAGGTAAGAAGATGTCCTTGAAAAGTTCCAACTATTATATCCCTAGTTAACCGGATAGGGTGGATCACTTGGTCCCAAATTAAATTCGCTGGTCCCGAACTAAATATTcgaatctttttttaatgaaacgAACTATCAATTCTACCAACGAGCCTGTAATAATTCAAAAatgaatttcatttttaaatttacctttcTGAAAATCAATTCCCAAAAGAAAAACCGACTTCTTTTTCACGCCTGTTATACGATTTTAGCATAATGTTTGACAATTATGTCCAGTTTTACGATGCTCATTCTATTCTAACCCGATTAGAAAGCTTGCTGGTATACAGTCTGTTAGGACAGCTTATATATAAACTACGCGTCAGATTGCAACAGCTGCAGATGGTTGCAGAGGTGTTGAATTCCACAAGGTTACCTAACATGTTAGGATCACCCGAGTGCAAATGATGTCGCATTGTTGTTTTCACACCCAAAGctaaattaaaacttgtatTATTACAACATTTCAGTAGCATTGCGTTTGTAATATGTTCTTTATCAATTATTACgaccattgggttgaagcaaaTATGACCAGACACAAGCGCACGATGGCGGCAGCATCGAGTTTTGAACCCCGTGTCgcagaaatctggttcccctAGAAAACTGGTTACCACGGGCTACTTATAACCTTTTTTATGAGGAATCTAGAACTCTGTTTCCgactaaaaataacagttgttagatGCTACATACTTCgtaagtttatgtttaaggatttatctttttaatacaaacttatgctgtattttaacttaaattatatacattatgacgtataacCAGTGGCCACCACCGTTACCACGTAATCAACAACAAACCTACATTTtcctattatataaaataaactatataaaaacatgaatatatGATTCGTTCGGAACCAGGTTTAAAGATGAAAATGTACCGTGTctacgcatgcgcagtagccaATGGGAACCAAATTTTCGCGACACCGGTATTTCCCGGTTTTACGCTGCAAGCACACAGACCACTGAGACACGACGCTAACTAAATACTTACAAATCGACAAGAAATTACTTCAgctaatatataatataatagtgTATCATATGAAAGTGAAAATGAGTCCGTGgctatataaacatgtttatatatcgTATCTGGGTATCAGACGACAAACCGATTTTAATATTGGACCATGTTACAACTGCAAGGAAAATAAATCAATCACACATAAATAGCCGGAGAGCACTGGGCGCTGGAAAATAAGTACtgatatttttcataaaacgCTGGTTATTTGGGCGCGGATGCGGTATGGCCCTATAATGCTGATCAGCACACATATATTATCGCTGTACACTGTTGTGACCACATCGCCCAGCATTTTGAACATCAGTTTCACCCCAAGGTAAGATGTTGTACATGTATTTAGGACATGTTACCCAAACCACtatgttatattgtttacCGACATGTTAAATAAATGCGTATTTGTATAACTTATGTTTCGTATAGTCTACAAGCGAATATcagttgttacttgtttactaTATGTTCACACAAGTCGTAGGAATGGCGTCAAAATAATTATTGCTGTAATATTCACAATCCGCTGTTACTATAAATAGATTTCAGTGTTACCTGATGTTAAGTTACTGCTTATCAAACCCTATCACGAAAATTGCTAACTTTTGTTTCATAAGGACAACACTGGCCCTAGGAATTTGCGCGAATTTCAATTTAGCAATATTACGTCGCAAATTCTTAACGTTCCTCCCAGCAATTAACCAATCAGCTCTCAGCTTTCCACGTGTTCaacacattttctttttcacgAACGTAAGTTTTGTGCGCGGTTTGCTCTTTTAGTTTGAAACGTTTTGTTGGAACAAGGGATAAGCGGTTAGTATTagatttataatatagtaacgTGATACCTTTAAGATTTGTTTCAACATTGCAATGAACACTACAgtgtatttatatgttttacattttttaaatttgttttacagctGGCTATAGTTCTAAAACGAATCactgaaaagtttaaatgatTTGAGTTCCTACTAAACtaattatacatttaaaatcttGTGTTCAAATCACGTCAATGTTATCTCGCTCACGAATGAAGGTGCCTTGAGTGACAGCCGCCGATGCAGCTTTGGATTGGCAACattaaaagtaagtttgtaCTTTTCAGTAcgtatataatatagataacGCGTCTAAATATTAAAGCAAAATCTGTCAATAatttatgtagtagggtgggggaagatgtgtttccttttcattctatttttctcgtcatatttggtacagtaaacaaagaacatttaaagattacgaaaactgtatcctcaagcttctatatagaccgttgtttattgttcaaaacacaatcaggatattaagatattacgtgctaaaggtgtcccatctttccccaccctactatatactgtaCGTATTTATACTTCAACGGCTACGTGGTACTTGGTTTTGTATGCTATATtaacatttacattatatCATATTACATGAGTTTTActaattacagaattatgttcGAAGCAGGATCATCTTGAAATGCTCCATAGAACCAACGCACGTGATCCATGTTAAATGGGTGAGTAGCTTTTGTGTGcttgcaaataaaataaatgatttttccAATTATAGGGAATTctaattaaattatgtttatagTCTAAAAACTGCCTGACGTTCAATTCACCTTGAGAACCGTATATCTGGCAATATAAGTTATAGCACCGTGCGTGTCACAATATagcattttgtatttaaactgaaCGTTTTAACATTACAGATGCAGACTCTATATACGGCTATATGCGCCATATACGAGTATATTGGTACGAAGCTGTCTCCGCGAACCGCTGTTAATATTTCGGTAAGTTTAATTACTATGACCTATAATATTTGTTGCATTCATTATTGTATGTTCGTCCTAGGTATATTCGTCTTAGGTTTAATAAATAGTTCCCATCCGTgctgtaataaaaacaacccACGAAGTTACCTCGTGATAATctgtaaacgggcacgaggtctatgaaacagaacacacgatGACTGTCATTATACCCACCAtctaaaaagaataaataagttgcatttatacTAATTTATGACGCGTTTGCATTATTTAAATCCTCTTACCTTGTGTTTCAACTTGCATTTTACGTCAcagatatgacgtcacactacAATTGACGTCACTCAGCTGGTTCTTTGTgcaaataatataacaaagaatattacgAGAAACAAAGGAACTGCCCGGAGAAAGAATAGAAGAAGGTATAAATACCATATAATTTTACTCGGTTAACTTTTATCTCGCAACTTACTTAACCAAAATGGTAAACGATTTCAAAATAAATCCGTATTGAAATCAACACTTGTGCATTCGTTGTAACCTGTTAAACAGGAGTTATATACCAATTGAATGTTAAACTTCTATGCATTTACACTATGGTGTTTTAATCAAATCCTGCACTAATAGTTGACAGAAATATACAAATTGGAATGTTTACGTTGTACAGAACTGTGATGGTGCCTACTATGTTTATTAAagtacaaaacaacaaatatttaacattattttaattctacAGAAAAGAGACAATTACGGGACGGAAATTTCAGGGAACCATAGCATACTTGGACTAGGATTTATTCTTAGTCGATGTAAATAATAACTTATGTGAGCTGTAGCGTAAAATTCCCTTATATTTTACTGattgcttgtttaaaattgaatgtttaTGTGGTACACTGTGTGCGGTGTGGGAAAGTATACGGAGATCAAAAGATTAATTTAAAGTCCACCTTTGTACACGTTAGTAATGTAACGTGGTTGGGAATCTTGGGTTTTCTCcatgtttgtttgtatgtgtGTGTAAACAACCTGCATAAGAACGGTGCGCGCAGGTCAGTTTTCTCCAACTCTAACCCATACTCCTGGTGTCACTTACCAGCAAGGCCGGACAGTCGGCATCAGATAGATAGAAGTGACATCGCTATAACTAGGGATCGCTGTTAGGAAGTTAAGTTAAGACAGAACTGAGACACTGCACCCTCGGTCGGCACAACACGTGTCATTGCACTCAGGCCAAACATGCAGTGACTGGTTTGCGAAAACCATATTCCAACACGCCGGTGGTTAAAAGTCCGGTCAGCGAAAGCTGGCGGGTTCCACTGCAAAACaattaggcgccaaacctgcgACTAGGGTAGggataaaaatacattaaaatggTAGGCCCCTGCTAGGTCACTTAAAActaaccaaatatttttaagtgttaGGTTTACAGGTTGGAGTTTGTTGTCATTCCTTTTTTGAATCGACAACAAGCGCGAATATGCGCCACAAGCTTGACGCTGTTGCGGAGGATAAAGTGATTCTTAGGATCACTTGGTTCGATCAATCTTGTGTTATAGCAAGATATAATTAGCTCCCAAAATCCGTTCTTATGCAGTTGCCCCACTTCGTAAACAAATTAGTTATTGCGACGCGATGCGACGGTTTTGCGGCGGCGAAATAAAAGcggtttttaatattattatattggcCCATAGAGAATGCTGTGTTGCTGTGCTTATTGTATGGGGTGGGGTATGGTGATGTTGGGGGATTGTGGtgtttattgtatgtattGATACACACTTACACTACACACGAAGTGAACTGTAATATTCTGATAAATCCATGGTGTGGGCATTTCTCAACTTGTGGGgtttattatattgttatgATATAAATAGATTGGTTTAGGCTTGCtgtaattaaaattgaaagttAATGGACTATGTGTATTACGTGCTAAACGTCTCTCCATACTTTTtccaattataaaaaagtaatattggTAATACCAATTCTATAAATCTATGTAAAGTCCACTATTATCTAACCTACTGATCTTGGGTCCTTTAAATGGGGTTGTCATTGCGGCGGATAAGAGGCTTGCATGGGGTTGTCAGGCTTTTTGTATACATGATGTGCGTATTAATTCTCAATCATTGGCAATGCTTTTTGCGTCCGGTATCGTTTTtcacttgattttttttctttttttactcgCTGGcgctttttctgtttttacgTTGCGCGGAGCtccgttttttgtttattttttgtcttttgtttttattacgaAAAAATGCCAATGAAGGGGAATTGATTTTGTACAAACATTATGCGTGTTCGTAATCTCTATGCAACCTCCACTCCAACGATGTGGCAGTAACCCTATAGAAGCCTAACTATTGGGGCTCTAATGTAAATAAAGACTATATGTAACAACTGTATTCTCATTTTCTTAAACTTAACTCTGGGAtcctattttaattaatttcgcCCCAGCTATAGCTTGCCCAACCATGGTGACTCAGAATTTACAGTTCAACACTTCTTATTCTACACTAAAACACTCATACTGcacatacaaacataaaaacaaatgtggTGCGAATGGTTAGGCGCTACAGCTCAccccttttatattttatatcctAATTCATTGGATCAGCCAATGCCAGGTCAGAAGTGTGTCGTGTCCAATTTCTTGTGTCCTGTGTCAAATTTCTCACAGTACGCCTCCTAACGCGGTAAGCCACGTATAACGATGGTGTGTTGGGAGGTGTAAGTTCAGTTTATGAGACGGTCAGTCCAGGTTGCAGTTCTTGGTTGTGTATATTGTGCGATTTTTGGCAACTTCGCAATTGCGACGCGGTTCGAAAACCGTTAGGTGGCGTTGATCGCTGCCCAGCGTGCCTTGATCATCTTGTTTTAGGAAGATCAGGGCCCAGGTATAACTAGGGCTACTGGCGAGAGGTCCTGGTAAAAAAACCTCAACGACCACATGCGAAGCAGCCTCTTGGGCGTGGTTGGAATCTTCGCTGTcaggtactgtggggtaagatgggacacctttaacgcaTTAACTGGTCTATAGGGAGTCATGAAGGCATTATGTTCTTTatagagaaaatataataaaaagatgtcccatcttcccccactcacTTATACATTTAGGAAACATAGAATATAAAGTAAATGGACATTTCGGTAAAGAATTTAGATGTCTTTCCGTATGACACCACAAATGTTTGtgcaataaatgtattttaccgTAAGgggtatttatttataatattccGATATGCATATTACCAGCTCCAGCAGATTATTAGCCTATATATGTTACTGTGTTCAGTGTTGATTTTATAACGAGGCATAATTTACATTGCAATTAATTCCTTCAGTATAAaatccatttattttaatatatgggACATTTTGTTATCGCACCAATAAAAAAAGGTAACGTTAGTATACAATAGGGTCacagtttatataaatatgaaagGCCGCGAACCTAAGTGTGTAACTATATATTGAAAATGAGTTTTCCATGAACGCATTATACACCTCGGAAATTTGtattaacaaaacacaaaatcaatatattcaaatttaaaaataaaaaccaagtAAATTATCAGAACACAACAacaattttgcttttaaaccacataattttatgaaaaaactactagttttaatttagaaaaatgttgttttttttaaacaaaatttgtttttgatcttAGTGCTGTTGGGATATAAACGAtggaattttatttattggaCTTTCTGGGAGAGAAATTATTGTTTGGTGTATCGACCGCTGTGGTTATATATTTGCCCCGACGGATGAATTTGGCCCGGGCCCTATTGCACAACGCAATCGCAGAAGGTAGTaccaaatattataaaaacggTTCGGATCTAAATTAATAAACGAGTTTAGTATATTATACGTAGCCTATAGAATATAAGCAAGATAAATTTTACAAGCATGTTTCactattgttttatttagagAATGCAACCATTAGATTTTGTTAGGCCGTATAGATTTGAAGGCGTTGCAACACGCCTGGATGAAAGTTTAACTGTCAAGATTCCAGAGTAAGTAAAAGGTcttgaaaatgttttataaactagaaatcacaaattattataaaattgttggTGACAACAATATACAGTTGTTGGTGGACAAAAGtttgacaaaaacaaaacttacaaacAAATTTGCAGGAGAAAACGTCCAAGCTTAATTATCCTATATTAGGtccaatataaaaaataaaataaaaataaatgttacgaAAAAAGTCCACAAAATTTAGGAAAGTTATCATAGGATTATGCTATCTTAagaaaacacaatatttaccTCATTGGCCTTAAATGTGTCAATCATTTGGGTCATTTTGTCTGAtactaacaaaaaaatacaaggtATATTTTCCAACATATTTATTCACGCTTACACAACACattattaaaaccaaagtatttattttgcaCAGTTTTCCAGCTCTTTGACTTTACATTGCAACtcctttatgacatcacttatGTCTCTGTTCTTGTCAAGCTTAAGATATTCTTTCTTCCccaatgacatcataatagcccatgacgtcatatgcTCGGATAGTAAACGAACATGTTCTTCCATTAGCACtgtaatatgaatgaatgaacagAACTTATTATTCGTCCAGTGCGGAGTTAAAAACGAACATGTTCTTCCATTAGCACtgtaatatgaatgaatgaacagAACTTATTATTCGTCCAGTGCGGAGTTAAAAAGAGTATTTTTtataggtgttttgtttcaaacacattAGGCCTGActacaagttatcatgtatataCTTGGCAAACTGTTAAAAGTCTTAGACAGGCCACATaagccaacaatggtagcagcatccaGCCTTGAAAACTATGACCTCTGGAGTAAAGGCAGGGGCTATAACCAGCAGGCCATACAAAAATGAGAAATGACAAAATGACCCAACTTACAATGATGTAACAAGTTAGAAgcaacagaataaaaaaaacaacaatagaaatcttatacaTACCAGGAGTGGCCACCGAAGGGCAGCATTTAGCTAACCGAGCTACGATTAATTCCAGCGGCAAACTTGCTTTTTTCTCAGTAACGAACAacctgaaatattttttttagttagttatgttttttaataaatcttaaataaaaagttagcaaaaactatttaaattagACGTAAAGATGAAGGAAGAAACTGGTTTATCTATTAGAGTAGCAACGTAGACACTGCAGGTCCCATTGTAGACCCTTCATGGTCTTTTTAAACTGTGTGCCTACAATTGTTCATGTAATGTATGAAACGTTGGTGGTAATTCTGTCTTAACTATTATTTCGGACAATTAGATTCCACTGtagtaattaatattaaagaGATGATCTTACATCCGCAAAGCTCTTGCAACATCCGGAAGTTGTTTCATCTTTTCAATCTTCTTTTCACTTTCATCTGATCTTACCATCTTACGAAGTTTCGACGAAGCTTCTTTTTCGCGaatctgaaaaaatattgttttaaatttggggggagaaatatttatgtaataaaacattgttgcTGTATGAAAATATGATACAGGTGATAGGAGAAAGTAACCAAGTAAGTGAGTTGGGGGTTGGTGGTCATAGGAAACAGAACAGTATATGACAACAAGACAACAGAGCAGAAATagtaataaaagaaaaataaccctgtaataaaatttatttaactcaacaataaaacaaattcttccccaaaacaaataattgcAAAGGCATGTGTTGTAAAACcaggtaattttttaattttttagttgttaTGATAAATTCTGCAAAAAGATAAGAGATAAAAATCAAGTGCAACCATTTGATTAATAAAAGATGTATATTTCTTctaaatggcatcatcagtctcttaaTTAAAGAGaatctatgagcaccagatcagggtcagatttgcaaaattcaaaaaatagtttgtttcgGGTTGAAAGCTTTTGGCTGAATGGAAACATAATAAGTATTTCCAGTCATGAATTGTGAACGTTGAAATACCTTTGCCAACAAAGACTGGGAAACCCCCTTAACTGATACAGGTTTCTTGGTAGGTGAttggttgttgtttgtttccaCAGTAACGGACTTTTCCGGCGTGGAACATTTTTCTGCAACTTTCTTTAAAGCTTCGAACGCCTGGTTGAAATATGATTTCCATGTTTTTGTTAGGTTGTGTAAAACATAGTTAAAATTTgcaacataaaattaaagtttaacattaaattaaaattaagctAACTGGAGCAAGGAAAGTTGTCATAAAACACAGTATAAAAAAAGCTTGAACATGCCCAAATTTCATTatcttttaacaattaacatactTTCAATTTAAAGACTAAAAGGCAATAATTTCCGTGTGAAATAAGTGGGTATGTAATGACCTCCTAAGCAGCCGGTGGAAGAAGGAATACTATATTTTTACCCACCTTTTTAGTCAACCTATCTTTAGTTTTCTCCAAAACATCTTTGGCTGAACTACATTTCTCCAAGTTGGGTGGGGTGGGTAATTCCCCTACTGTGATATCAGGGACTTGATCGACGGGAAACTGAGGATGCCAACGACGAATTTCTGCATCATCCACCACCACTGGGGGCTCCAGAGAGGCAAGAAATTCCTGCaagacaaaatattgaaatctGGTTCGgcctgtaattttttttctcatttaaaaaatatttaacgcTTATTATAAGgctaatgaaccaactctggcataaatctcaTGCCCCATGGCATGAGAttgcccatatagaatagaatgtacacattcaatgttggggtaatggggcaacc includes these proteins:
- the LOC100186457 gene encoding glyceraldehyde-3-phosphate dehydrogenase — protein: MVLKIGINGFGRIGRLVTRAAAGRDDVEVVSINDPFIDLTYMVYMFKYDSTHGVFNGTVSEEGGKLIINGKPVAVNGERDPSKIPWAKDGAEIVVESTGVFTTIEKASAHLTGGAKHVVISAPSADAPMFVMGVNEEKYCNSMKVVSNASCTTNCLAPIAKVVDDNFGIVEGLMTTVHSYTATQKTVDGPSGKSWRDGRGAAQNIIPASTGAAKAVGKVIPQLNGKLTGMAFRVPTPNVSVVDLTVRLEKPASYDAIKTAMKTASEGKMKGILGYTEDKVVSTDFNGDKRSSIFDAGAGIALNDNFVKLVSWYDNEFGYSNRVIDLLLYMASKE